A window of Candidatus Saccharibacteria bacterium contains these coding sequences:
- a CDS encoding DUF305 domain-containing protein — protein MKSKSIMTIALIAIIVAAGFGGYTLGNQNETKNTNTSVTTQQQSKATDHNSMSMMDMNKQLEGLSGDDYDKAFIEMMITHHEGAVDMAKLSASRAKHDEIKQLSQAIITAQDKEIAEMKQWQQDWGYSTGEMNEMMHSGH, from the coding sequence TGATTGCAATCATCGTAGCGGCTGGATTTGGCGGTTACACGTTAGGCAATCAAAATGAAACTAAGAATACAAATACATCCGTTACAACTCAGCAACAATCAAAGGCAACGGATCATAACTCAATGTCTATGATGGATATGAACAAGCAGCTAGAGGGTTTATCTGGCGATGACTACGACAAAGCATTCATTGAGATGATGATCACTCATCACGAGGGAGCTGTAGATATGGCTAAGCTGTCAGCCTCACGAGCGAAACACGATGAGATAAAACAACTCAGTCAAGCTATCATCACGGCACAAGATAAGGAAATTGCTGAGATGAAGCAATGGCAGCAAGACTGGGGTTATTCTACTGGCGAAATGAACGAAATGATGCACAGTGGACACTAA